From one Eucalyptus grandis isolate ANBG69807.140 chromosome 9, ASM1654582v1, whole genome shotgun sequence genomic stretch:
- the LOC108955162 gene encoding receptor-like protein 43: MKKESLHFSYMILLLTIVASHSLASTQPRCHEDERSALLEFKTTFFTRKRPCCHIKYTETPVEQAKVESWNASEGKTQSDCCSWTGVECDKVSGHVIGLDLSCSCLSGKINSNTNIFRLLRLRSLNLAFNDFNCPIPLTIGNLSSLRDLNLSSSSFTGHISHSLRNLTRLVHLDLSDNHLNGTIPTYFGSILNLEHLDLGFNSLTGEVPSSLGNLVQLTTLHLVSNQLTGKIPSSLGNLVQLTTLHLGYNQLTGEIPSSIGDLIQLTDLALYFNRLVGEIPLSFQNLLELNFLDLGFNRLSGEIPSLLGRLTQLVDIDLSFNQFHGAIPSTISQLQGLNSLNLHSNNLSGTVKLDMLSEAKNLQQLVLSSNKLSLIVETNITHQYSVLVLGSCNLNSFPEFLQDQNDLYLLDLSDNNISGQVPKWFLNVSTENLELLNLSGNFLTSFTQDPVIFKWKNLLEADLDLSQNSFSGSLPSKYFKHWTAMKVPKTDSSSYMGDELGRWWLALPFWTFDYSMSVFAKGIEMNYSKIQGYLTLIDLSSNNFSGAIPETIGSLKQLKLLNLSNNMLSGPLPPFLANLTNLEALDLSRNQLSGEISQDLTQLTSLEVFDVSYNCLIGPIPKSRQFATFENNSYKGNSGLCGAPLSKKCGYPEASPPSFPTSEEDQDSGSAMELDWKIVCMGYASGLVIGVVLGNCLIT; this comes from the exons ATGAAAAAGGAGTCACTTCACTTCAGCTATATGATACTCTTGCTTACTATTGTCGCTTCACACTCTCTTGCTTCAACCCAACCGCGTTGCCATGAAGACGAGAGATCTGCATTGTTGGAGTTCAAGACAACCTTCTTCACCAGAAAGCGTCCATGTTGTCACATTAAGTACACCGAAACTCCAGTTGAGCAAGCAAAGGTCGAATCTTGGAACGCATCAGAAGGGAAAACTCAAAGCGATTGCTGTTCTTGGACTGGCGTTGAGTGTGATAAGGTAAGTGGTCATGTGATCGGCCTTGACCTCAGTTGCAGTTGTCTCTCTGGTAAAATCAACTCCAACACCAATATTTTCCGTCTTCTTCGCCTAAGAAGCCTTAACCTTGCCTTCAATGACTTCAATTGTCCGATTCCTCTGACAATTGGAAATCTGAGTTCCTTGAGGGATTTGAACCTCTCCAGCTCCAGCTTCACGGGCCACATCTCACATTCGCTCCGTAACTTGACCCGACTTGTTCATCTAGACTTGAGTGACAATCATCTAAATGGTACGATTCCAACTTATTTTGGCAGCATCTTGAATCTGGAGCATTTAGATCTAGGCTTTAATTCTTTAACGGGTGAAGTTCCATCCTCTCTCGGGAACCTCGTCCAGCTTACTACTTTACATTTAGTATCTAATCAGTTAACTGGCAAAATCCCATCCTCTCTCGGGAACCTCGTCCAGCTTACTACTTTACATTTAGGATATAATCAGTTAACGGGTGAAATCCCATCTTCCATCGGAGACCTAATTCAACTTACTGATCTAGCTCTTTATTTTAATCGATTAGTTGGTGAGATTCCACTCtctttccaaaacctcttggagCTTAACTTCTTAGACCTTGGTTTTAATCGATTGAGTGGTGAAATTCCATCCTTGTTGGGAAGACTCACCCAGTTGGTTGACATTGATCTTTCATTCAACCAATTCCATGGTGCAATTCCAAGTACGATTTCCCAATTACAGGGTCTCAACTCTCTTAATTTGCATTCAAATAACTTGAGTGGCACAGTGAAGTTAGATATGTTGTCAGAGGCTAAAAACCTTCAACAACTTGTGTTATCGTCTAACAAACTGTCGTTGATCGTTGAAACCAACATAACTCACCAGTACTCGGTTCTAGTTTTAGGTTCATGCAACTTAAATAGTTTCCCTGAGTTTCTACAAGACCAAAATGACCTGTATTTGCTCGATCTATCCGACAACAACATTTCTGGTCAAGTTCCTAAATGGTTTCTGAATGTGAGCACAGAAAACCTAGAACTATTGAACCTTTCTGGCAACTTCCTAACGAGTTTTACTCAAGATCCTGTTATTTTCAAGTGGAAAAACCTCCTTGAAGCAGATCTCG ACCTATCTCAGAACAGCTTTTCTGGTAGCTTGCCATCCAAATACTTCAAGCATTGGACTGCTATGAAGGTTCCTAAGACAGATTCGTCAAGCTACATGGGAGATGAGTTGGGAAGGTGGTGGTTAGCCCTTCCATTTTGGACCTTTGACTACTCTATGAGTGTATTTGCCAAAGGCATCGAAATGAATTACTCAAAGATCCAAGGGTACCTCACATTGATTGATCTCTCGAGCAACAACTTCAGTGGAGCAATCCCCGAGACTATTGGAAGCCTAAAGCAGCTAAAATTGCTCAATCTTTCCAACAACATGCTCTCCGGTCCTCTGCCTCCATTCTTGGCAAACCTAACGAATTTGGAAGCATTGGACCTTTCTCGAAACCAGCTCTCCGGGGAGATATCTCAGGACTTGACACAACTCACTTCGCTTGAGGTCTTCGACGTATCTTACAATTGTCTGATCGGGCCAATACCGAAGTCGCGGCAGTTTGCTACATTCGAAAACAACTCCTACAAGGGAAACTCGGGGCTATGTGGCGCTCCTCTATCTAAAAAATGCGGATATCCCGAAGCGTCGCCACCATCATTTCCGACATCCGAAGAAGATCAAGATTCGGGGAGTGCAATGGAATTGGACTGGAAGATCGTGTGCATGGGATATGCAAGTGGGTTAGTGATTGGAGTAGTCCTCGGGAACTGCTTGATCACTTGA
- the LOC104420261 gene encoding putative disease resistance protein RGA3 — translation MAEAVLFNLATEILKLAGSNTFSEIQLVRGARHELDSLKDTVKTIRAVLLDAEKQQWHNHQVKLWLERLRDVLYDVHELLDDVATEDLRRKVIPGNKISKVVRVFFSKSNQLAHHLKVANEIQKLRKRLDRIANDKKFHLEQHLIEETMAIVRGKKLEISTPDEQIIGRKKDKEKIKQLLFDSSSSDSVSFVSIVGKGGLGKTALSRLVYNDGEVEKHFDLKMWVCVSDVFDVNLIIKEILKSANYQDHENKPLDQLELQRLLRETLGKEKYLLVLDDIWNEDRLKWLVLGDWLKGGEWGSKILVTTRSHTVAKVTNENSAIYDLEGLTTDKSWDLFREVAFGERQASVDQRLEEMGRDIVRKCARVPLAIRTIGSLLYGKKEDQWNRYRVKELPEIPEIDAVDNGIMQVLKFSYDHLPSCLKHCFAYCSLFPKDHIYKKETMMPLWVAQGFIESRNGEDNLEEVADNYLSKLICRSFLDAIRKDDNGEVLLFKMHDLMHDLAQKVAGVECKIVNFKGGDNDGRIRHVSFISKIFSEEKLLSLLKTSKLRTFLYLKGESSIFNSPKVFSKCRHCRALGLCKMDIPLPPSSFGKLKQLRLLYIFTNQSIEILPDSITDLVNLQFLKLFRCENLKIFPRDLRKLVNLRHLSIQMCFSLSHLPPLSELPSLRTLSLMGLHALKFIQQTSDPEQSNTICPFFPSLESLVLFNCKGLIGWWEKRQVMEAYQKHMLDNPQSSFPKLRSVEIKRCPDLNFEPPFPQVECLKIDSTKMLEKQLLTNSNCLSEPVVGSTFIRFSKLKHLDLSDRDLVSSILETLLLLASNLESMRLHGWNQWGLSGAMEDLSSLPIRRCEGLDLSCQEDDQGIEWQFLTKLRVLKISCIDWVTLPEWIRHVMTLQSLEISECKKLRSLPEWIGNFSLLKKLVLFNCPRLEHLPSEVHNLTCLKELRIINCPNLEGSCLTDVHVPVFIPEGI, via the coding sequence ATGGCAGAAGCAGTGCTTTTCAACCTCGCCACCGAGATACTGAAACTCGCTGGTTCCAATACCTTTTCAGAGATCCAACTTGTACGAGGCGCAAGGCATGAGCTCGACAGTCTTAAGGACACTGTCAAGACCATCCGAGCTGTGCTTTTGGATGCTGAGAAGCAGCAATGGCACAACCACCAGGTCAAGCTCTGGCTCGAGAGACTCAGGGACGTGCTGTACGACGTACATGAATTGCTCGACGATGTCGCGACCGAAGATTTGAGGCGGAAGGTCATACCCGGCAACAAGATATCGAAAGTGGTACGCGTTTTCTTCTCTAAATCGAATCAGCTTGCACACCACCTCAAAGTGGCTAATGAGATTCAAAAACTTAGGAAGAGACTAGATCGGATTGCAAATGATAAGAAGTTCCATTTAGAGCAGCATCTGATTGAGGAAACAATGGCCATTGTGAGAGGAAAGAAACTTGAAATTTCCACACCTGACGAACAAATAATTGGTAGgaaaaaggacaaagaaaagatcaaacaaCTTTTGTTTGATTCCTCCTCCAGCGATAGTGTGTCATTTGTTTCCATTGTTGGTAAAGGAGGCCTTGGAAAAACCGCACTTTCACGACTAGTGTACAACGATGGGGAGGTGGAAAAACATTTCGATCTTAAGATGTGGGTGTGTGTATCTGATGTCTTTGATGTGAATTTGATTATCAAAGAAATTCTTAAATCAGCGAACTATCAAGATCACGAGAATAAGCCCTTAGACCAGTTAGAATTGCAGAGACTTCTTCGTGAGACTCTAGGCAAGGAGAAATATTTGCTTGTTTTGGATGACATATGGAATGAAGATCGGCTCAAATGGTTGGTGCTTGGAGATTGGCTAAAGGGTGGTGAATGGGGAAGCAAGATACTTGTAACCACTCGCAGTCACACGGTTGCGAAGGTCACAAATGAAAACTCAGCTATCTATGATCTAGAAGGCCTAACTACAGACAAGTCGTGGGATCTATTTAGGGAAGTGGCATTTGGAGAAAGGCAAGCATCGGTAGACCAGAGATTGGAGGAGATGGGAAGAGATATAGTTAGAAAATGTGCCAGGGTTCCCCTTGCCATTAGAACTATAGGAAGCCTTTTGTATGGCAAAAAGGAAGATCAGTGGAACCGTTATAGAGTGAAGGAGCTTCCAGAAATACCAGAAATTGATGCAGTTGATAATGGAATTATGCAAGTTCTCAAGTTTAGTTACGATCATCTCCCATCATGCTTGAAACATTGTTTTGCATATTGCTCATTGTTTCCGAAAGATCATATCTACAAGAAGGAGACGATGATGCCTCTTTGGGTGGCACAAGGCTTTATTGAGTCACGCAATGGGGAGGACAACCTTGAAGAGGTCGCCGACAATTACTTGTCAAAGCTAATATGTAGGTCATTCCTCGATGCCATAAGAAAAGACGACAATGGTGAGGTCTTGCTGTTCAAGATGCATGATCTCATGCACGATCTTGCCCAAAAAGTTGCTGGAGTTGAATGCAAGATTGTTAATTTTAAAGGAGGAGATAATGATGGAAGAATTCGACATGTATCGTTTATTTCAAAGATTTTCTCTGAAGAGAAATTGTTGTCCTTGCTCAAAACATCCAAATTGCGAACATTTCTCTATTTGAAAGGTGAATCCTCTATATTCAACTCTCCCAAAGTTTTCTCCAAGTGTAGACACTGTCGAGCGTTGGGCTTGTGTAAAATGGATattcctctccctccttcctcctttggAAAGTTGAAGCAATTAAGGCTTCTTTATATTTTCACAAACCAATCTATTGAGATTTTGCCAGATTCAATCACGGATTTAGTGAACTTGCAATTCCTTAAACTCTTTAGATGCGAGAACCTTAAAATATTTCCAAGAGATTTGAGGAAATTAGTCAATCTTAGGCACCTCTCCATTCAAATGTGTTTCTCACTAAGCCACCTACCACCCCTAAGTGAACTCCCTTCCCTAAGGACATTGAGTCTCATGGGCTTGCATGCACTGAAGTTTATTCAACAGACAAGTGACCCCGAGCAATCTAATACCATATGCCCCTTCTTCCCATCTCTTGAGAGTTTAGTCCTCTTCAACTGCAAGGGCCTGATAGGATGGTGGGAAAAAAGGCAAGTAATGGAAGCATATCAAAAGCATATGTTAGACAATCCACAGTCATCCTTCCCAAAACTGCGGTCCGTGGAAATAAAGCGGTGTCCTGACTTGAATTTCGAGCCACCGTTCCCCCAAGTGGAATGCTTGAAGATAGATAGCACGAAAATGTTGGAAAAACAATTGTTGACTAATTCAAACTGCCTATCAGAACCAGTAGTAGGATCAACGTTCATCCGTTTTTCTAAACTAAAGCATCTAGATCTTTCTGATAGGGATCTGGTGTCATCGATACTTGAGACTCTACTTCTATTGGCCAGTAATCTTGAGTCCATGAGACTTCATGGTTGGAACCAATGGGGTCTCTCCGGTGCCATGGAGGACCTTTCCTCGCTCCCCATTCGGAGATGTGAAGGACTCGATTTATCGTGCCAAGAAGACGACCAAGGCATCGAATGGCAATTCCTTACGAAACTTCGTGTTCTTAAAATCTCATGCATTGATTGGGTGACATTGCCCGAGTGGATTCGACATGTCATGACTCTACAATCTCTCGAGATTTCAGAATGTAAGAAACTGAGGAGTTTGCCGGAATGGattggaaatttctctttgcTCAAAAAGCTTGTATTATTTAATTGTCCAAGATTAGAGCATTTACCATCTGAGGTACACAACCTCACATGCTTGAAGGAACTGAGAATCATTAATTGTCCCAATCTGGAAGGGAGTTGCCTTACAGATGTGCACGTTCCGGTCTTTATTCCGGAGGGGATATGA